The proteins below are encoded in one region of Ascochyta rabiei chromosome 21, complete sequence:
- a CDS encoding Non-specific serine/threonine protein kinase — MAEVSHLEAAFERINVNDENDERLGSTTSYHKAKPAPSTAASLAGLATSASAANRMKVPLQKLAAVNSTKLVNANVTKAAAAAAASAQPARPSEGHRRTLTDSAIYTQPAAPKQWHLGMFEIGKPLGKGKFGRVYLAKERTSGFVCALKVLHKSEIQQGKVEKQVRREIEIQSHLAHPNVLRLFGHFHDAKRIFLILEFAGKGELYKHLRREQRFPEPKAAQYVAQMASALKYLHKKHVMHRDIKPENILVGVHGEIKISDFGWSVHAPNNRRNTMCGTLDYLPPEMLKGASKDNYYTEKVDLWSLGVLTYEFLVGEAPFEDTQVMTQRKIVRGEYTVPGFVSAEAKDLIKQLLVLDPEKRISLENVERHPWIIKHCKGSSRAYERTSGDKFRKSSD; from the exons ATGGCCGAAGTCTCGCACCTCGAGGCCGCCTTCGAGCGCATCAACGTCAACGACGAAAACGACGAGCGGCTCGGCTCGACGACCTCCTACCACAAGGCCAAG CCTGCACCCTCGACCGCCGCATCGTTAGCCGGCCTGGCGACCTCGGCCTCGGCAGCCAACCGCATGAAAGTACCGCTGCAGAAGCTCGCCGCCGTCAACTCCACCAAGCTCGTCAACGCAAACGTCACAaaggccgccgccgccgccgccgcctctgCACAGCCAGCGCGCCCCTCCGAGGGCCACCGCCGCACCCTCACCGACAGCGCCATCTACACACAGCCCGCCGCCCCCAAGCAATGGCACCTGGGCATGTTCGAGATCGGCAAGCCCCTCGGCAAGGGCAAGTTCGGTCGCGTCTACCTCGCCAAAGAGCGCACTTCGGGCTTCGTCTGCGCCCTCAAGGTCCTCCACAAGTCGGAGATCCAGCAGGGCAAGGTCGAGAAGCAGGTTCGCCGCGAAATCGAGATCCAGTCGCACCTCGCCCACCCCAACGTCCTGCGCCTCTTCGGCCACTTCCACGACGCCAAGCGCATCTTCCTGATCCTCGAGTTTGCCGGCAAGGGCGAGCTGTACAAGCACCTGCGCCGCGAGCAGCGCTTCCCGGAGCCCAAGGCCGCCCAGTACGTCGCCCAGATGGCTTCGGCGCTGAAATACCTTCACAAGAAGCATGTCATGCACCGCGACATCAAGCCTGAGAACATCCTCGTGGGCGTGCACGGCGAGATCAAAATCTCGGATTTTGGGTGGAGTGTGCATGCGCCCAACAACCGCCGCAACACCATGTGCGGAACCCTCGACTATCTCCCCCCGGAGATGCTCAAGGGCGCGTCCAAGGACAACTACTACACCGAAAAGGTCGATCTGTGGAGCTTGGGTGTCTTGACGTACGAGTTTCTGGTGGGCGAGGCGCCGTTCGAGGACACGCAGGTCATGACACAGCGCAAGATTGTGCGCGGCGAGTACACGGTGCCTGGCTTCGTGAGTGCAGAGGCCAAGGATCTGATCAAGCAG CTACTCGTCCTGGACCCCGAGAAGCGCATCTCCCTCGAGAACGTCGAAAGACATCCGTGGATCATCAAGCACTGCAAGGGCTCGTCGAGAGCCTACGAGCGCACTTCTGGCGACAAGTTCAGGAAGAGCTCGGACTGA
- a CDS encoding Leukotriene-A(4) hydrolase: MRLLARLPRLAAVRSGAAKRIGSAHDTQLLRPLTCLEGGRYLTSTAQKQQTHSPAPSTRATSTRTPRPQPRERIGVRTARAQFATMHRAPAAMVTKPLTDPNIEIRTPRDSNTLSNYHNFLTKHTSVDFEIDFEHKILSGAVGLDLESLTDEDVKEIVLDSSFLDISEVKVDGKTAKFEVGDRIEPYGAPLRIALPSSIPKGKIVSLVIAVSTTDKCTALQWMTPAQTSNKKHPYFFSQCQAIHARSVFPCQDTPDVKSTFSFSLRSPLPVLASGLPTGASDYHPPKKDGEQGTLKYTFEQKVPINSYLFAVASGDLACASIGPRSTVWTGPEELLACQQELDGEIEPFMKAIESIIAPKYQWTQYNILILPPSFPYGGMENPVWTYATPSIISGDKQNIDVIAHELSHSWSGNLVSCASWEHFWLNEGWTTYLERRIQAYIHGEPHRHFSAIIGWKALEESIERYGADHEYTKLITNLKGQDPDDAFSSVPYEKGFHALYQFELLLGAKKWDTFIPHYFSTFANKSLDSYDFKACLIDFFANDAESAKKLAAFDWDKLFYAPGYPPKPTFDDTLVKSCYELASKWETHLSGDKNPDASSPFTPQPSDIDGWVSNQSVVFLERLQSSKSTFSASAIYLLGATYGYSQTANIEVLSRFLCLGLQSHAPETYTPASELLGRIGRMKFVRPLFRLLEKADRALAVRTFEKNRDFYHPICRQMVEKDLFSDK, from the exons ATGCGGTTGCTTGCACGATTGCCTCGCCTGGCGGCGGTGAGAAGTGGAGCTGCAAAGCGGATTGGGTCGGCACATGACACACAGCTTCTCCGACCTTTGACATGTTTGGAAGGTGGTAGATACCTCACCTCGACGGCGCAAAAACAACAAACACACAGCCCCGCTCCGTCGACTCGAGCAACATCTACAAGAACGCCGAGACCGCAGCCAAGAGAAAGAATAGGCGTCAGGACAGCAAGAGCCCAGTTCGCCACTATGCATCGCGCACCTGCAGCCATGGTGACTAAGCCGTTGACCGATCCGAATATCGAGATCAGGACCCCCAGGGACTCGAATACGCTCTCTAACTATCACAACTTCCTTACCAAGCACACGAGTGTGGACTTTGAGATCGACTTCGAGCACAAGATCCTGAGTGGTGCGGTGGGTCTTGATTTGGAGAGCTTGACTGACGAGGATGTGAAGGAGATTGTCTTGGACAGCAG CTTCCTGGATATCTCAGAAGTCAAGGTCGATGGAAAGACCGCCAAGTTTGAGGTTGGCGATCGCATCGAGCCCTATGGCGCTCCTCTGCGCATCGCTCTGCCATCATCTATTCCCAAAGGCAAGATCGTAAGCCTGGTCATTGCTGTCTCGACTACCGACAAGTGCACTGCGCTTCAATGGATGACGCCTGCCCAGACTTCCAACAAGAAACACCCGTACTTTTTCAGCCAGTGCCAGGCCATTCATGCCCGTTCCGTGTTCCCCTGTCAAGACACGCCGGATGTGAAGTCGACGTTCAGCTTCTCCCTCCGTTCGCCGCTCCCTGTGCTTGCCTCAGGTCTGCCGACTGGCGCGAGCGACTACCATCCGCCGAAGAAGGATGGCGAGCAGGGTACGCTAAAGTACACTTTCGAGCAGAAGGTGCCGATCAACAGCTACCTCTTCGCGGTCGCGAGTGGCGATCTAGCATGCGCCAGCATCGGTCCCCGAAGCACGGTCTGGACCGGCCCTGAGGAGCTTCTGGCATGCCAGCAGGAGTTGGACGGTGAGATTGAGCCTTTCATGAAGGCCATTGAGTCGATTATCGCTCCCAAGTACCAGTGGACGCAATACAACATCCTCATCCTCCCGCCCTCCTTCCCGTACGGCGGCATGGAGAACCCAGTCTGGACGTACGCTACCCCTTCCATCATCTCTGGCGACAAGCAAAACATCGACGTCATCGCCCACGAACTCTCGCACTCGTGGTCCGGCAACCTCGTCTCGTGCGCCAGCTGGGAGCACTTCTGGCTCAACGAGGGCTGGACGACGTATCTCGAGCGCCGCATCCAGGCCTACATCCACGGCGAGCCGCACCGCCACTTCTCCGCCATCATCGGCTGGAAGGCGCTGGAGGAGAGCATTGAGCGCTACGGCGCGGATCACGAGTACACCAAGCTCATCACCAACCTCAAGGGCCAAGACCCAGATGACGCATTCAGCTCGGTGCCGTACGAGAAGGGCTTCCACGCGCTCTACCAATTCGAGCTGCTCCTCGGCGCAAAGAAATGGGACACGTTCATCCCACACTACTTCTCCACCTTTGCTAACAAATCTCTCGACAGCTACGACTTCAAAGCATGCCTCATTGACTTCTTCGCCAACGACGCCGAATCCGCCAAGAAGCTCGCAGCCTTTGACTGGGACAAGCTCTTCTACGCCCCCGGCTACCCACCCAAGCCAACTTTCGACGACACACTCGTCAAATCCTGCTACGAGCTCGCCTCGAAATGGGAAACCCACCTCTCCGGCGACAAGAACCCCGACGCCTCATCCCCATTTACGCCCCAGCCCTCCGACATCGACGGCTGGGTCTCAAACCAATCCGTCGTCTTCCTCGAACGCCTCCAATCCTCCAAATCCACCTTCTCCGCATCCGCAATCTACCTCCTCGGCGCCACGTACGGCTACAGCCAGACGGCCAACATCGAAGTGCTAAGCCGCTTCCTATGCCTGGGCCTGCAATCCCACGCGCCGGAGACGTACACGCCTGCATCCGAGCTGCTGGGCCGCATTGGCCGCATGAAGTTTGTGCGCCCGCTGTTCCGGCTGCTAGAGAAGGCGGATCGCGCGTTGGCGGTGCGCACGTTTGAGAAGAACAGGGATTTCTACCACCCAATTTGCCGACAGATGGTGGAGAAGGATCTGTTTAGTGACAAGTAG
- a CDS encoding Tap42 interacting protein: MATLNGAPADTVAPGLADTSMTTHGFTITTRKLPILKAGPIDAMTKALGITPPEMIFGDNLARIEHPASGWFIEFNAFDALDRVDKTGEHMFQVAYSTEWQQNRQKQFEDIKEVVKPFDWSYSTDYKGTTPATPALAPTQTPIPLALLRRPDPILFFDDVVLYEDELADNGIAMLSCKIRVMPARLLLLVRFFMRLDGVVFRIRDTRVFVEFATREVIREYTAREDKYEEVRRKLAGRKEDVLAIMRDPNRLAEHIPIVEQTLDGVTLR, encoded by the coding sequence ATGGCCACGCTCAATGGCGCGCCCGCCGACACCGTCGCCCCTGGCCTCGCCGACACGTCCATGACCACGCACGGCttcaccatcaccacgcgCAAGCTGCCCATCCTCAAGGCGGGCCCCATCGACGCAATGACAAAGGCGCTGGGCATCACCCCGCCCGAGATGATCTTCGGCGACAACCTCGCCCGGATCGAGCACCCGGCCTCGGGCTGGTTCATCGAGTTCAACGCCTTCGACGCCCTCGACCGCGTCGACAAGACGGGCGAGCACATGTTCCAGGTCGCCTACTCCACCGAGTGGCAGCAGAACCGCCAGAAGCAGTTCGAGGACATCAAGGAGGTCGTCAAGCCCTTCGACTGGTCCTACAGCACAGACTACAAGGGCACCACCCCGGCCACCCCCGCCCTGGCCCCCACCCAGACGCCCATCCCCCTCGCCCTCCTGCGCCGCCCAGACCCcatcctcttcttcgacgaCGTCGTGCTGTACGAGGACGAGCTGGCCGACAACGGCATCGCCATGCTGTCCTGCAAGATCCGCGTCATGCCCGCccgcctgctgctgctcgtGCGCTTCTTCATGCGCCTCGACGGCGTCGTCTTCCGCATACGCGACACCCGCGTCTTCGTCGAGTTCGCTACCCGCGAGGTCATCCGCGAGTACACAGCCCGGGAGGACAAGTACGAGGAGGTCCGCCGGAAGCTGGCAGGCCGCAAGGAGGACGTCCTCGCCATCATGCGCGACCCAAACCGCCTGGCCGAGCACATACCCATTGTCGAGCAGACGCTAGACGGCGTCACGCTGCGGTGA